From the genome of Archangium lipolyticum, one region includes:
- the sitA6 gene encoding SitA6 family polymorphic toxin lipoprotein codes for MTRALLSLFLLVLLLAACATSAPTLPAGQGTERDDTTSCDDADSDQCVVLACDEGECAFFECADVDPEALTHESLAHGVKPARFPRPPFRGPGTQRNWRRAGLREDARPLMTFHFRYRQGFLPAFPRLEGKLLKHHLFPQAQEFRKWFMDRGINIHEWTMRIPEHEHLRIHRGANGGLWNEAWRQFVRDNPGHVPREILIRKAFELALRFDIAGPIMPYSSPVPPPGPQLLAP; via the coding sequence GTGACCCGAGCCCTGCTGTCACTGTTCCTCCTCGTGCTGCTGCTGGCGGCGTGCGCCACCTCCGCCCCTACCTTGCCTGCCGGGCAGGGAACTGAGCGTGACGACACCACATCCTGTGACGACGCGGATTCCGACCAGTGCGTCGTGCTCGCCTGTGACGAGGGCGAGTGCGCCTTCTTCGAATGCGCGGACGTGGACCCGGAGGCGCTCACGCACGAGTCCCTGGCTCATGGTGTGAAGCCGGCACGCTTTCCTCGCCCGCCTTTTCGCGGCCCCGGTACTCAGCGCAACTGGAGACGCGCGGGGCTTCGGGAGGATGCCCGGCCCCTGATGACCTTCCACTTCCGCTACCGCCAGGGCTTCCTTCCGGCCTTCCCCCGGCTCGAAGGCAAGTTGCTCAAGCACCACCTCTTTCCCCAAGCACAAGAGTTCAGGAAATGGTTCATGGACCGTGGCATCAACATCCACGAGTGGACGATGCGCATCCCGGAACACGAGCACCTGCGCATCCACCGTGGTGCCAACGGAGGTCTGTGGAACGAAGCATGGCGCCAATTCGTAAGGGACAATCCAGGCCACGTGCCACGGGAGATCCTGATCCGCAAGGCCTTCGAGCTGGCCCTCCGCTTCGACATCGCCGGTCCCATCATGCCGTACTCGTCTCCGGTTCCGCCGCCCGGACCCCAGCTTCTCGCTCCTTGA
- the sitI6 gene encoding SitI6 family double-CXXCG motif immunity protein, whose product MKFYELRRDPSPRYTGNLNASHKWGLPGVEPCPVCDLPPEGYTMGQYPCVDLSGLPPEDQEKLLESWPVPREEFIRRRELVRPLAPPYAVLKSGAVFGPLQGAGLGHFGQIIMQNPWSLCMRREALEQLRSAGVRGLLGCPTQVRFRTKNAPELRDIQLEIHGRFHPDCLPPREPPCTTCGVARDYSIPDPYWLDTASLPDHVDIFRLTDASTLIIANERMVDAVRRLELDGVIFKELEAR is encoded by the coding sequence ATGAAATTCTACGAGCTGCGAAGAGACCCGTCGCCTCGATACACGGGCAACCTGAACGCCTCCCACAAGTGGGGTCTACCCGGTGTGGAGCCCTGCCCTGTATGCGATCTGCCGCCAGAGGGGTATACGATGGGTCAATACCCGTGCGTGGACCTGTCAGGCCTGCCGCCCGAGGACCAGGAGAAGCTGTTGGAGTCCTGGCCCGTCCCTCGCGAGGAGTTCATCCGGCGGCGCGAGTTGGTGCGACCCCTGGCGCCTCCCTACGCCGTACTGAAATCGGGAGCGGTCTTCGGCCCGCTCCAGGGGGCTGGTCTGGGCCACTTCGGTCAGATCATCATGCAGAACCCCTGGTCCCTCTGCATGCGCCGCGAGGCCCTGGAACAATTGCGGAGCGCGGGCGTGCGTGGCCTTCTCGGCTGCCCCACCCAGGTGCGTTTCCGAACCAAGAACGCCCCCGAGCTGCGGGACATCCAGCTCGAAATCCACGGGCGATTCCACCCGGACTGCCTGCCCCCCAGGGAGCCTCCGTGTACCACCTGTGGTGTCGCCAGGGACTACAGCATCCCGGACCCGTATTGGCTCGACACCGCATCACTGCCAGACCACGTGGACATCTTCCGGCTGACCGACGCCTCGACACTCATCATCGCCAATGAGCGCATGGTGGACGCCGTGCGCCGCCTGGAGCTGGACGGGGTCATCTTCAAGGAGTTGGAGGCCCGCTGA
- a CDS encoding polysaccharide deacetylase family protein: MATTSQPLVLSPGQVAVSLNFDDGLATQLSAASMLVAHGMRGTFFVNSGRLGRSGYLTLEQVRGLHDAGHEIGGHTLTHPRLTSLTPDQQRREICDDRAALLNAGFRVTSFAYPFGDKDAVTRQIVIDCNYNSARESGGLRSPSPAAEPVPPADPYAVRTHGSVQVTTTLADLQDYVRRAEQAGGGWVPIVFHHICSPCDPSQTYSTAPATLTAFLDWLAPRASRGTFVATMDAVIGGTLKPAAGGPSPGQILKNPSLELDSNGDGTPDCWQRGGFGSNTFTWTRTSDAHGGSWAQQVRITNISSGDRKLITLQDSGTCAPPTTTGHRYRISAWYKATTPVRFKAYYRNSSGAWSYWTQGPLLPAQSSYTYAEWTTPPAPAEALALSVGLSIDHVGTLTMDDFALADVDAAAAP, from the coding sequence ATGGCAACCACATCCCAACCCCTCGTCCTATCTCCTGGCCAGGTAGCGGTGTCGCTGAACTTCGATGACGGGCTGGCCACCCAGCTGTCGGCGGCGTCGATGCTCGTCGCGCACGGAATGCGCGGCACCTTCTTCGTCAACAGCGGGCGGCTGGGCAGGTCTGGCTATCTCACGCTCGAGCAGGTGCGCGGTCTCCACGACGCCGGGCACGAGATCGGCGGCCACACGCTGACCCACCCTCGCCTGACCAGCCTCACCCCGGACCAGCAACGGAGGGAGATCTGCGACGACCGGGCGGCCCTGCTGAACGCGGGCTTCCGGGTCACCTCGTTCGCCTACCCGTTCGGCGACAAGGATGCCGTCACCCGGCAGATCGTCATCGACTGCAACTACAACTCGGCCCGGGAGAGCGGAGGCCTGCGCTCCCCCAGCCCGGCCGCCGAACCCGTTCCACCCGCGGATCCGTACGCGGTGCGCACGCACGGCTCCGTGCAGGTCACCACCACGCTCGCGGACCTCCAGGACTACGTGCGCCGGGCGGAACAGGCCGGCGGCGGCTGGGTGCCGATTGTCTTCCACCACATCTGCTCCCCCTGCGACCCGTCCCAGACCTACTCCACCGCGCCGGCCACGCTGACGGCGTTCCTCGACTGGCTGGCCCCCCGCGCCTCCCGCGGGACGTTCGTCGCCACCATGGACGCGGTCATTGGCGGAACCCTGAAGCCAGCCGCCGGAGGTCCATCGCCCGGCCAGATCCTGAAGAACCCGTCGCTCGAGCTGGACAGCAATGGAGATGGGACACCGGACTGCTGGCAGCGCGGCGGCTTCGGCTCCAACACCTTCACGTGGACGCGGACGTCGGACGCCCACGGAGGGAGCTGGGCGCAGCAGGTGCGCATCACCAACATCTCCAGCGGCGACCGCAAGCTCATCACCCTGCAGGACTCCGGCACGTGCGCGCCTCCCACGACGACAGGGCACCGGTACCGCATCTCGGCCTGGTACAAAGCCACCACGCCGGTCCGTTTCAAGGCCTACTACCGGAACAGCTCGGGCGCGTGGAGCTACTGGACACAGGGACCGCTGCTCCCAGCGCAAAGCAGCTACACCTACGCGGAATGGACGACGCCTCCCGCTCCGGCCGAGGCCCTGGCGCTCAGCGTGGGGCTGTCCATCGACCATGTCGGCACGCTCACCATGGATGATTTCGCGCTCGCCGACGTCGACGCGGCCGCGGCCCCTTGA
- a CDS encoding Uma2 family endonuclease, producing MATRRPPKSESTERNAPSIEAAFQAAPAEMVAEILDGELHLSPRPARPHTNAASRLGALLSMPFLFGKGGPGGWVLLDEPELHLGPRPDKLVPDLAGWRRERLPDAIGGDDAPAHYDLAPDWVCEVLSERTRRIDKVQKMHIYAREGIRHVWHVDPLARTLEIFRLEGHHWLLVDSFAGEKPVRAEPFEAVELELALVWAG from the coding sequence ATGGCCACCCGTCGCCCTCCCAAGTCAGAGTCCACCGAGCGAAACGCTCCATCCATCGAGGCGGCCTTCCAGGCGGCTCCGGCGGAGATGGTGGCGGAGATCCTCGACGGGGAGCTGCACCTCAGCCCCCGCCCTGCCCGCCCCCACACCAACGCGGCGTCGCGCCTGGGCGCCCTCCTCTCCATGCCCTTCCTGTTCGGCAAGGGGGGACCGGGCGGGTGGGTCCTCCTCGACGAGCCGGAGCTCCACCTCGGTCCCCGCCCGGACAAGCTCGTGCCGGACCTCGCCGGATGGAGGCGTGAGCGCCTGCCGGACGCCATCGGAGGAGACGACGCCCCCGCGCACTACGATCTCGCTCCGGACTGGGTGTGCGAGGTCCTCTCCGAGCGCACACGGCGCATCGACAAGGTCCAGAAGATGCACATCTACGCGCGGGAAGGGATCCGGCACGTGTGGCACGTGGACCCGCTCGCGCGCACGCTCGAGATCTTCCGGCTCGAGGGGCACCACTGGCTCCTGGTCGATTCCTTCGCCGGAGAGAAACCGGTCCGCGCCGAGCCTTTCGAGGCCGTGGAGCTCGAGCTGGCGCTCGTCTGGGCTGGCTGA